Proteins from one Elusimicrobiota bacterium genomic window:
- a CDS encoding zinc ribbon domain-containing protein, which yields MKKYFVFWLLFVVGSNFVFSQKPPQPQLVSPLDGSIVQITTPTMDWEDIDDADSYTIAIYTDEFCRIKVLKKTDVSPPYKVPSGYLEKGNTYFWRVAVQKGNRWSVPSQLWSFTIAEENINDLESERKIICPNCGNKNKPTAKYCAFCGGQLQNSGDYAPAREEQIEPSQMQTSSNPSSLVKDTIPTKDEILRRTNFQIYWILQSVKMDRVNEYIKALFSGITKTDELTEIYGWGGAFKLKLSETYSIKPYIESIKGGTNFDFEYGSYYNKGYMDITVKGILVGGELLLESGDKKSSFYLGGGPVSVSGNYEEQITIGSLVYNDTCKGSAIGFTLKGGWEGYLDEKASIGGFINLGYLFANIEDLTNPYGQKVLLTTNVPFELNFSGPTLDIGLVFSF from the coding sequence ATGAAAAAATATTTTGTTTTCTGGCTTTTGTTTGTTGTAGGTTCAAATTTCGTTTTTTCACAAAAACCCCCACAACCACAACTTGTTAGTCCACTGGACGGTTCAATCGTTCAGATAACAACACCTACGATGGATTGGGAAGATATAGATGATGCCGACTCGTATACAATTGCAATTTATACTGATGAATTCTGCAGGATAAAAGTACTTAAAAAAACTGATGTATCACCACCATATAAAGTACCTTCTGGTTATCTTGAAAAAGGAAATACATATTTTTGGAGAGTAGCAGTGCAGAAGGGTAATAGATGGAGTGTGCCATCACAATTATGGAGTTTTACAATAGCAGAAGAAAATATTAATGATTTAGAATCAGAAAGAAAAATAATTTGTCCAAATTGTGGTAATAAAAATAAACCAACTGCGAAATATTGTGCATTTTGTGGTGGGCAATTACAAAACTCAGGAGATTATGCTCCTGCCCGAGAAGAACAAATTGAACCATCTCAGATGCAAACATCTTCTAACCCATCTTCTTTAGTCAAAGATACAATTCCAACAAAAGATGAAATACTTCGTCGTACAAATTTTCAAATATACTGGATATTACAAAGTGTAAAAATGGATAGAGTAAATGAATATATTAAAGCTCTTTTTTCTGGAATCACAAAAACTGATGAGTTGACTGAAATCTATGGTTGGGGTGGTGCATTCAAACTTAAACTTTCAGAAACTTATTCAATAAAGCCATATATTGAAAGTATAAAAGGTGGTACAAATTTTGATTTTGAATATGGTTCCTACTATAATAAAGGATATATGGATATCACGGTTAAGGGCATATTGGTTGGTGGTGAATTATTACTTGAATCGGGTGATAAAAAAAGCTCTTTTTATCTTGGAGGCGGACCGGTCAGTGTATCAGGCAATTATGAGGAACAAATTACAATAGGTAGTTTAGTATATAATGACACCTGTAAAGGTTCTGCTATCGGTTTCACGCTGAAAGGTGGATGGGAAGGATACTTAGACGAAAAAGCCAGTATAGGCGGGTTTATAAATTTAGGATATCTATTTGCCAATATTGAAGATCTAACAAATCCGTATGGTCAAAAGGTACTTTTAACAACTAATGTTCCTTTTGAATTAAATTTTTCAGGTCCGACTTTAGATATTGGTCTTGTTTTTAGTTTTTAA
- a CDS encoding zinc-ribbon domain-containing protein has translation MGSIICVGFLAVGLLSGCAGIQEEFSWFGKQEVYQEPQNGVVMTIKNKMSYKTLFGGVKKVKIAGIRIDGMNVQSVDAKFPILFGEEKRIKITPGSHRITFFLSDNYKYSAEDYDIDDDIVFEFTCPLPGIYRISTYTPVKKKKLEYDNEVIYCPQCGSKNPKNARFCDKCGAKLK, from the coding sequence ATGGGTTCAATTATTTGTGTTGGTTTTTTAGCAGTTGGTTTGTTGTCTGGATGTGCTGGTATACAAGAAGAGTTTAGTTGGTTTGGCAAACAAGAGGTTTACCAAGAACCACAAAATGGAGTTGTAATGACAATAAAAAATAAAATGTCATATAAAACTCTTTTCGGTGGAGTAAAAAAAGTTAAAATAGCCGGGATTAGAATTGATGGGATGAATGTACAATCTGTTGATGCAAAATTTCCTATACTGTTCGGAGAAGAAAAAAGAATCAAAATAACACCCGGGAGTCACAGGATTACTTTTTTTCTTTCTGATAATTACAAATATAGTGCAGAAGATTATGATATAGATGATGATATAGTGTTTGAATTTACCTGTCCTTTGCCCGGTATTTATAGGATAAGCACTTATACGCCAGTTAAAAAGAAAAAACTGGAATATGATAATGAAGTTATTTATTGTCCTCAATGTGGTTCTAAAAACCCCAAAAACGCAAGATTTTGTGACAAGTGTGGGGCAAAACTTAAATAA
- a CDS encoding nucleotidyltransferase domain-containing protein has product MGTNTWQSNLQQTINDIIGYEPEKIILYGSAARGEFTEQSDIDLLIIKKTDKDIFDRIGEVLKLLRNNPLPVEPIVLTPEEFQKMQFEERLFAEVILREGKILYEK; this is encoded by the coding sequence GTGGGAACGAATACTTGGCAATCTAACTTACAGCAGACAATAAATGACATAATTGGATACGAACCGGAAAAGATTATACTTTATGGTTCTGCAGCAAGAGGCGAATTCACTGAACAGTCAGATATAGATCTTTTAATAATTAAAAAAACTGATAAAGACATATTTGATAGGATTGGCGAAGTGCTAAAATTGTTAAGAAACAATCCTTTACCGGTGGAACCAATTGTGTTGACTCCCGAAGAATTCCAAAAAATGCAATTTGAAGAACGGCTTTTTGCAGAAGTTATATTGAGAGAGGGAAAAATATTATATGAAAAATGA
- a CDS encoding 5'-nucleotidase C-terminal domain-containing protein codes for MKNLRKLIGILVVAIVVGLYFFYSVELATTKIVIFHTNDVHGHIETSTVLSNFLKSQQKPYILLDAGDIFQGTPEGDLTNGEVCVKVMNELGYDTLTVGNHEFDKGQKRLKKLVEMANFSVLGANVIDKKTKNIVKWLEPYYIKEIYGVRIGVLGLTTSAMPYITMPEVRRGLEFRKETDVAKNYIPLLKQKCDVVVALTHIGLAKEGEFEDDVFLAENTDGIDIIIGGHTHNFLKKPILVKNTMIVQAGCYGKCVGQIVIKIRKGKIVSKKYKLIPLNRKKLGEDTELKTKIGKLTEQISAKMESIIGSSAQKLSHSVTDKNGEIPLGNWQADVFRKITNSDIAFQNAGGIRADLPEGKITLRNLYELSPFGNTIFTMKLTGSQIKEILESSVSGRFGMLQVAGLKFKYDRNRKAADKVVEITVRNQPINPKKYYKVATNSFVAKGGDGFDTFKKGKEIRDTGIIDRDAQIQFVKSYSPIKAQLESRIVNITKEK; via the coding sequence ATGAAAAATTTAAGAAAACTAATTGGTATTCTTGTAGTTGCAATTGTAGTTGGCTTGTATTTTTTCTATTCAGTTGAACTGGCTACTACAAAGATTGTTATTTTTCATACTAATGATGTTCACGGGCATATAGAAACAAGTACGGTTCTGTCCAATTTCTTGAAATCACAACAAAAGCCGTATATTTTGCTTGATGCAGGTGATATTTTTCAAGGCACACCGGAAGGCGATTTAACAAATGGCGAGGTTTGTGTAAAAGTAATGAATGAACTTGGATACGATACGCTTACAGTTGGTAATCACGAGTTTGACAAAGGACAGAAGCGGTTAAAAAAACTTGTAGAAATGGCAAACTTTTCAGTATTGGGTGCAAATGTTATTGATAAGAAAACGAAGAATATCGTAAAATGGCTTGAGCCGTATTATATAAAAGAAATTTACGGTGTAAGAATAGGCGTGCTTGGACTGACTACTTCTGCAATGCCGTATATCACGATGCCGGAAGTCCGTCGGGGATTAGAATTCCGGAAAGAAACAGATGTTGCCAAAAATTATATCCCGCTTCTGAAACAAAAATGTGATGTCGTTGTTGCATTAACCCATATTGGACTTGCAAAAGAAGGTGAGTTTGAAGACGATGTTTTTTTAGCCGAAAACACTGATGGTATTGATATTATTATTGGTGGTCATACACATAATTTCTTGAAAAAGCCGATTCTGGTAAAAAATACAATGATTGTTCAAGCAGGTTGCTACGGAAAATGCGTTGGCCAAATAGTAATAAAAATAAGAAAAGGAAAAATCGTCAGTAAAAAATACAAATTGATACCATTAAACAGAAAGAAACTTGGCGAGGACACAGAACTTAAAACGAAAATTGGAAAACTTACCGAGCAAATTTCTGCCAAAATGGAAAGTATTATAGGTTCATCGGCACAGAAACTTTCACATTCTGTAACGGATAAAAACGGCGAAATTCCGCTGGGTAACTGGCAGGCGGATGTATTCAGAAAAATAACGAATTCGGATATCGCTTTCCAGAACGCCGGCGGGATTCGGGCTGACCTGCCAGAAGGTAAAATTACTTTGAGAAACCTCTACGAACTTTCACCGTTTGGCAATACGATTTTTACGATGAAACTTACAGGTTCGCAGATAAAAGAGATTTTAGAAAGTTCCGTCTCCGGCAGGTTCGGGATGCTTCAGGTAGCGGGCTTGAAATTCAAGTATGATAGAAACAGAAAAGCGGCTGATAAAGTTGTTGAGATTACCGTTAGGAACCAGCCGATAAATCCGAAAAAATACTATAAAGTTGCTACCAACTCATTTGTTGCGAAAGGCGGCGACGGATTTGATACATTCAAAAAAGGAAAAGAGATTCGTGATACCGGAATTATAGACAGAGATGCTCAAATTCAATTTGTAAAAAGTTACTCACCGATAAAAGCACAACTTGAAAGCAGGATTGTGAATATCACAAAGGAAAAATAG
- a CDS encoding HEPN domain-containing protein encodes MKNDILSASDWLKKAEQDLAVAEHLLNTSEFYADICFHCQQIAEKSLKAFLVYYREVPRKIHPLKELLKDCLKYDNSLTDIIEKLETLDKLYIPTRYPFAIEFSKDKATEAIESARKVLEKIKSLIK; translated from the coding sequence ATGAAAAATGATATTCTATCAGCAAGCGATTGGTTAAAAAAAGCAGAACAAGATTTAGCAGTAGCAGAACATTTGTTGAATACAAGTGAATTTTATGCTGATATTTGTTTTCATTGTCAACAAATAGCTGAAAAATCATTAAAAGCATTCTTGGTTTATTATAGAGAAGTGCCAAGAAAAATTCATCCATTAAAGGAATTGCTAAAAGATTGCTTAAAATATGATAATTCCTTAACTGATATAATAGAAAAGTTAGAAACTCTTGATAAACTATACATACCGACCCGATACCCATTTGCTATAGAATTCAGCAAAGATAAAGCAACAGAGGCTATTGAGTCGGCAAGAAAAGTTTTAGAAAAAATTAAAAGTTTAATCAAATAG